In the Archaeoglobaceae archaeon genome, ACTCCAAGCAAAAGCCCGGCAGCACCGATTATCCCTCCTCCTGGCTCTCCTGGTTCAAATTTGACACCATATTTAACCATTTCATCAACAACTTTCTTAGAATTAGCGGCACCAACTACGTAAGGTTCTTCCACGAGTCTACCTACTCCGTATCCGCCCAGAGTGTATATTCTCCTTACACCAAATCGCTTCGCTATCTCTATGTAAGCATTCACGAGCTCAAAGTGCCCCTCGTTGCTTATGCTCTGAAAGTCCCCCACGAGTATTAACAGATCGGGGGAACTACCATTTGATTTCCATGCGTAAACCTCATTCCTCGGTATTCTAATAGTTCCATCTTCCAGAACCATTACCTGCGGTGGGAAGTGATGAGAGTATATCTCCACAATCTTTTCAGCTCCAAGCTCGTTTACCAAGTGATCCGCTACAAGCTTCCCAACATGTCCGATACCTGGCAAACCTTCAATGAATACCGGATCCTTTAGCCCGCAGGCCTCTGGATCCTTCAAATACCTTACGTCCACTCTTTTTATCATTCCAATCACCCTCTCAAAAAGAATCCTTTCTCCTTTCTCAACATCCTTCTATACTTCCCATAAGGATCCTCCGGGGAGAATCTCGGTGGAATTGGCATTCTTGTCTCTCCTCCACACTTTGGACATCTATTCTTCAATGTGTAATTACCACACTTTGAGCATTTTCTCATGAGAGCTTTCATACGGCCTCTCTTGCAAAGTTAGCTTCTCCTCCAAGCTTCTTGGCATTCTTCAACACAGTGTCCACGATTTTCTTTAGGGAGTTCTCTGCAAGCTTATAATCTTCTGCTTCCACGACAATCCTATACTTGGGTGCACCGATGTAGAAGATTTCAACCTTGACATTATCTGTGGGCTTGATTTCTGAGAACAATTTTTTGATCCTTTCAACACCATCTGGCTGGAAAAATTTGACCTCGAAAACTCCCCTGACTTTAACTCTTTTTGGTTTTATGTTCTCACGCGCAATTTCAGCCATCGCCTTTGCGAATTCCTCTCCGACAATCTTAACGAGAACTTCATAACCCTCATAGGCTGCCTCTTCAAAAGCAGAATAAATGGAATCGTATTCCTTTAACAATTTTCTTCCAAGCTTTACAAGTTCTTCATTGCTTAGCTTTACTTTCTCATTCGCTAACTCAAGCCATTTGAATGCGGCCATTTCGTTCTTCCATTGTTGAAGTTTCTCCCTTTTTTGCCTTTCATTGACATCTTTAATTGATAGATCTATGTGGCCTCTTTTCGGATTCACGCTGAGAACTTTGCAAACCACTTTTTGCCCCTTCTTAACGTGCTCTCTTATGTCTTTTATCCAGCCCGATGCAACTTCACTTATATGAACCATTCCCTCTTTATTCTCATACTCGTCTAAGGAAACGAAAGCACCAAAATCTAAAACTCTTGTAACAGTTCCCACCACAATCTCTCCCACTGAAGGATAGCCCGTTCTTTTTATTATGAGTCTCTCTCCACTTTCGCTTTTCATCCCCTTCTGCTAAGCTTTGTGTGAATTTAACTCTATCGGAAGATTTAAAAAACTTATAAAATAATTAGAGTTTTATATCGTTTTTCTACTACAGAAAAAATTATCTTTAAAAAATTAATGATTTGGCTATGTGGGATACAATTGCAGAGCGGTACCACCTGTGGACTATAAACAACAGGTGGTTTTATTATCTTCTCGGATTAGAGATCAAAAACTCGGTGAAAGATGCTGAGAGAATAATCGACATTGGTGCCGGCCCAGGAATTCTTTCAGAAGAATTAAAGAATCTGTTTCCGGAAGCTGAGATAATTTGTATTGACTTATCTTCAGAAATGTGCATAATGTCTGGTGGAATCAGATGTAAGGCCGAGTGTTTGCCCTTCAGAAATGAAGTGTTTGACGTGGCAATTTTCTGCTTCTCCTTACATGAGTTAAGTGTTGAATGTGCACTGAAAGAAGCTTACAGAGTTTTAAAAAGAGGGGGTTTTATCTTCATTATAGATTTAGACAGGGATGCGCCGGAGATTATTAAAAAACTCTGGAAGATAATTTTTAGCAGGCTTATTTCTCCAGATTATGCCAGTAAAGTATACAACAGTTGGAGAGCGTTTGAAAAATGTGAGGATATAGCAGAAAGACTTAAAAAATGAATTTCGATGTTGAGTTAAGCAAGGGTGCTTATGGATTCAAAATCTCAGCAAAAAAAATATGAGGCTTATCGACATCAAGTGCTCGGTGATAGTATGGCTCGAATTTACAGTGATAGGGATGCAAGTTTAGAACCCTTAAAGGGTAAGAGGATTTGCATTGTTGGTTACGGGAGCCAGGGGCATGCACATGCTCTAAATTTGCGTGATAGCGGGCTTGATGTTGTAACCGCTTTGCCAGAATGGGACAAAGAGAGCTGGAAGAGAGCTGAAAAAGATGGCGTTAAGGCAATAAAACTCGAAGAAATAGACGGAGACTTGATTGCGATGCTCATTCCGGATATGGTTCAGCCAGAAGTTTACAGAAAATTTGTTCATGGAAAACTAAAACCTGGCTGTGCGATCTTATTTGCCCACGGTTTCAACATCCATTACAACCAGATCGTTCCACCGAGCAACGTTGATGTAATAATGGTTGCTCCTAAAGGCCCGGGACCTTTGGTTAGGAGGATGTTTGTTGAAGGCAAAGGTGTGCCGGCACTTCTTGCGGTTCACCAGAATGCAAGCGGAAAGGCCTTGCAAATTGCCTTAGCGTATGCAAAGGGCATTGGAGCGACAAGGACTGGAGTTATAGAAACAACTTTCAAAGAGGAGACTGAGACCGATCTATTTGGTGAGCAGGTCGATCTATGCGGTGGAGTTGCTGAGATGATAAAGAATTCTTTTGAGGTTCTTGTTGAAGCAGGCTATCAGCCAGAAGTTGCCTACTTTGAAGTCTTGCACGAACTTAAGCTGATAGTCGATCTGATTTACGAGGGTGGCATTTTCAATATGTGGAAAGCAGTTAGCGAAACTGCAAAATACGGGGGGATGACGCGAGGAAAAAGGATATTCACAAGTGCTGTTAAGGAAGAGATGCGTAAGATTTTGAGGGAGATACAGAGTGGTGAGTTTGCGAGAGAGTGGATCCTTGAGAATATGGCCGGAAGACCCGTTTACAACAAGCTTCTCGAAATGGAGGCAAATCATCCGATAGAAGTTGTTGGAAAAGAGATGAGAAAGTTAATTCCGTGGCTGAGCAAGTAATTTTATATTTTTTAATTATATAAGTATAGACTTAAAAATTCGGATGCTGTTCACAGGAGCTTTTTATCTAATTTTTACTTGCAATTGGAATTTCAAATCACACCTTTTCTCTCGAAATTCCTGATCTCGTCTTCGCTATATCCAAGAGAAGACAGTATTTCGATATTGTGTTTTCCCAACTCTGGAGCAGGCTTAACTGAGCCGGGTGATTCTGAAAGTTTCACACAAACTCCAGGTATCTGGAATTTCATGCCCTTATACTCCACCTCAACAAGCATCCCCCTTGCCTTCAGCTGTTCATCATTTCTGAGTTCTGAAACATCGTAAATTGGTCCACATGGAACTTTTGCATTAGCAAGTAGTCGAACAATTTCGTCTCTTTTCATTTTTGAAGTCCAGTTACTAACGACTTTATTTAGTTCCTCATCATTTTCAAATCTTGAGATAAAAGTAGAGAATTTACCCTCGCTGACAAGCTCCTCCATCCCCATTGCCCTAAACAATCTTTTTGCCTGTGCATCTGTTAAAGCACATATCGCAACTTCCCCATCTTGGGCTGGATAAATGCCATAGAGAGGCAATTTTATCCCGGGAGGGTATTTCGTGATACTTAAACCTATTTCTTTCGCTTTTTCTCCTAATGCAGTCTCTACAATACCGGCCAAGTTGATCGAGAAAACGACGTCCTGCATTGAGACGTCAACTAACTGCCCCATTCCAGTTTTCTCGCGCCAATAAAGAGCGAACATCGCCCCAAGTGCGGCATAAACGCCGGAAACTATGTCGCCAATGAACATCTTTGGTTTATTCCCGACTCTCTCAACAAGCTTGGCTGTTCCCCCCGCACCCTGTGCTATTAGATCAAAAGCAGTTCTTTCTCTATAGGGCCAGTTCTACCAAATCCCGATATGCTGACATAAATTAGTCTTGGATTCAGTTCTCTCAGCTTCTCATAACCGAGTCCAAATTCATTCATAGTCCCTGGGCCGAGATTCTCCACCAATATGTCAGATTTTGAAGCAAGCCTTTTGAAAATTTCCACACCCTCTTTATCTCTGAGATTTAAGGTTAAACTCTTTTTGTTTTTGTTCAAAGCACAAAAAAGGGCTTCAAGTTCTGGATGAATAAGTGAAGTCCAAACTCTTAAAGTGTCTCCAATTTTGGGTTCCACCTTGATTACTTCAGCACCCATCTCTGCCAAAAGGGTTGCACAAAGGGGCCCTGAGATGAATTGAGAGGTGTCTATAACTCTCACACCTTCCAGCGGAGCTGACATATTGACTAATGTTAATTGCCAATTTTAAATATTTCGCAAAATCATCAGTAAAATTCCACTCCCGTAAGCATTTCGGAGAGCAGATTTTTTATGAACCTGCAGTTTTGGGCACTCCTTAAACAATCGTTGGAAAAAATGTCTGCTGAGAAGACCACAATGTTGTTCTTTTTTACTCCCAGAATCACATTCTTACCCGCTCTAAAAACAATGTCTCCAAGCATAGCTTTTGAATCCTTATTCCCGTTAAGAACTACTTCGCAGGCGTCTTTTGGTTCTATATGGTAAGCATTTAGGGCTAAAATTTCATCTACCCCACGGAAATATTCAAGCTTTCCCCTCATCGCACTTGCTTTAAGCAAAATTCTGTCCGCAACTGGTAGAAGCCCATTTTTGAGCTGTATAGGTGAGAAGCCATTCTCTCTGACATGAAAAATAAAGATTTTACTCTTTAGGAGTCTTGATATCGCGGAAATTTCGTTCGTTTCGGGCATTTTGAGGTAGAAAATGATATCATATGAGAATTCAAGCTTGCTTAATTCTGTAACCTCTGAGCTTAATTTATCGGCATATTCAACATAGTATTCATTAATCAAGCATTCTTCAAGCTCCTTATACTTGTGCCACTCACAGGAATCTGCAACCAGAAGAACCGTAAGCATACTTGCTTAACCAAACATTACTACATAAGCTTTGCCAAGATCCGTTATCGCAATCTTGAGATGTTTTCCCTTTCTTTCCGTTGTAACTAACCCGTCCTCCTCCAATTCGTTCAAATGGTAACTCATTCTTGCTCTTTGGGCCATATACTTCTTTTGTTCCTCGATTTTTCCGTCTACGAGTTCTATCAGTCTATTTATAGAATCTACTGACCCTCCCTCATTTGCAAGCACTTTTAAAATTTTAATTCTATCCCCATTAAATTTTTTGAGAGGGGGTGTTTGCAGAAACTTTGTAGAGTTCTCCCAAGCCGAGTATATCTTGCTGTTCGAGATTTGCGCTGAGATAAGAAAGGCCATACATAGCAATTTATCCGCGTCTGAAACGTTAAAAAGAACCGAGTTCCCACTTTCGATCTCCTGCCTGATAACACTAAGAATTTCCCAAACAATCTGATATACTCTTTTACCTTCGAAGTTTAGTATTTTCGACTCAACAAGAGAGCTTAAAGCTCGATTAACGTTTTCAACGGCATTTAATGCTTCCTTTTCTCTGTAAACAATATAGGCCTTATGAATTGGATAACCGACTGATTTTATACTCTCCAAAATTGTTGCGCTTTCTGAAGTGACTGCTACTACATGTACAACTTCTCCCATAGTTCATTCCAAATTTTTCTTGTTTAAAAAATTTTCTCTATAAGCATAAACTTTTATCTTAAAACAAGCCCCCCTTTGTTTCCTGTGGAAATGGTTGAATTAGTATTAAAGATCAGACTGCAAGAAAATAAGCTTTTTAAAGAAAAGAAAAATAGAGTAAATGTATCTAACAGCCATAGAACTTAATTTATGCCATCTCCATAAATTTCCCTCCAAGTTTTGTTTTATTTGAGTTTTTGAGTCTGCAAACTTCTAAGGCACCGCTTTATAAAAAATTAGCTTTGATGAAGATTATTTTCTCCAAACAATCGGATTTCTATATCACCATAAATTTCTTTTTGAAAGATTTGAAACTTTTTTCTTAGAACAAGATGGAGAAGGGAAATATAATACTCCACCAAGTCCTCCCTATTACTTGCAATGGAGAAAAGAGTTACGAATTCTTTTTTCTGCAACAATTTCAAAAGGTTTTCCTCAACCTGTCGAATTTTACCCTCCATACTTTCATCATGTGGAATTGAAGTTACCAAGTCTATATCTATAAAATCCTTACCTTTTCTTTTTTTCCGCCTCTTTTCAATAGCTTCCGCTTTCCTCAGCTCCTCAATTAAATCTTTTAATGTGTTTATTTTTCTTATTCTCCTCCTCTGTGCTCTCAGTAAGTCTTCAAGTTTGATTTCATCTATTTCATCAGCATCGAATTCCTCCCACTCTATTATTTCAACATCACTTTCATCTTCTGCAGGTGGTGGCTGAGGGGCAATAGCGTCTGCTTTCATTCTTACAAGAATTGCCGCATAAAGTAAAACCCTTCCGGAAATTCTTAAATCAAGCTTTTTAGCTTCTTCAAGTCTTTTTAGAAATTTATCGGTAACATCAATTACATCTATATTCCAAGGGTCTATTTCCCCTTTTCTTGCCATGTCTATTAGTATTTCGATTGGATCTCCGAATTCAGCTTTATACCCGTTACGATCGATGAGTTGTCACCTCCTAATGTTATACCCACAACCGCATCTGCAGATTCAACCATCGGCTTTCTTAAAGAGACAACTATGAACTGAGCAGACTTAGAGCGTTTCTTTATCATCTTCGCAACTCTTTCGACATTTACACCATCGAGAAACATATCAACTTCATCAAAAGCATAAAAAGGTGCAGGTTTGAACATCTGAATTGCCAATATCAATGATAACGCCACAAGACTTTTCTCTCCCCCACTTAACGCTTCAAGCCTCTGCATTGGCTTATTTTTAAGTCTGACTCGCATGTGGAGTCCGCTATTAAATACGTCTTCGCTATCGAGAAATAACTCACCCTCACCATCTGCGAGTTCTGCTAAAATCTGTCCGAAGTTCTTGTTAATCGCATTAAAAACTTCAAAAAATACCTCTCGTTTTCTCTTCTCATACTTCTCAATTCTATCGATTATCTCAGCTCTTTCTTTTTCTAAAATTCCCTTTTTCTGAACCAATTCGTCTCTTCTTGCTTTGACGTTTTCGTAATCCTGTATTGCTTTGAGATTCACTTCTCCAAAATTTGCAAGTAGACTATTAACCTCAGAGAGTTCCCTAATCAACTCTTGTAAGTCTCTCAGAACCTCTGGTAACTCAAAACCCTCAAATTTTTTAAGATCTCCCAAAATTACTGATAGCTTCTCATTAAGATTCAAAAGTCTATCCTCGCATCTCTTTAAATCAAAATCAGCCTTGTTTTTCTCTTCTTCAAGTTTTCTGAGTTCTGAAAGTAGAGTGTCTCTATATTCCCTGAGTTCTCTAACCTTTTCACCTAAACCCTTCTCCTCGTCACGCAGTTCTTTAAGCCTCTGTGTGATTTCTTCATATCTCTTTTTATTTTCTTCAATTTTGCTTTTAAGCTCAATTTTTCTTTTGAGCAATTGCTCAAGCTCCAAATTTATAGAATTTAGATTTTTATCGAGCTGAGATTTCTGAAACTCGTAATTTTCGATCTTTTTCTCAACCGATATAAGAATTTCTCTGTTTCGTGAGAGCTCGTCTTTAACTTTCTCAAGCTCTGAAAGTATCTCGGGTATTTTACTTTCTTTCAATTTGCTTTCTAAATCTCTTATTAAAGCCTCGAGCTCTTTTATTTTCTTTTCGATTTCTGAGATGTTATTGTTAACTCTTCTCAATTCTTCGATGTGCTGTGACTTTTCCGTATTTCTTTGGTCAATTCTTTTATCAATTTCACTAATCTGACTATTGTAACTCTTTAGTCTTTCCTCCAGAACTCTAACCTCTCCCCTAATCTCCTGAACTCTTGCATTGATTTCATCAAGCTTTATTTTCAGATTTTTTCTGCTTTCCTCAACTTTAACGAGTTCTGCTGTTATCTTCTCTTTCTGTTGCTGCAGTTCGTATATTCTGTCTGTAAGCTCTCTATCTTTTTCTAACAACTCCTTTGAAATTAGAAGGCCCTTTCTCTCTCTGCTTCCTCCAGAAATCAAACCACTCTTTTCTACGAGATCTCCATCAAGAGTGACTATTCTCAAATTTTTATCCATCAATCTCCTAGCACTCTCAATCGTGTCAACAACTACTGTATCACGGAGCAGGAACTTGAAAACTGGTAGAAATTTCTTATCGCATTTAATCAGGTTAACTGCAAAGTCTATTACGCCCCTCTCGCTCAATACGCTCCGATCAAATTCGACTTTATAATCCTTTATCTTTCTCAGTGGAATGAAACTAGCCCTCCCTGCTTGAAGCATTTTGAGATATTTTATGGCTTCAACTGCATCATCTTCAGTTTCAACCACAATAAATTGCAGAGCCCCACCAATTGCAGATTCTATAGCTGAAGTAAATTTTTCATCAACTTCTCCAAGTTGAGATACCGTTCCAAAGATTCCCACTAGCTCTCGTTTATCTTTAGCATTTAGAATTGTCTCAACAGGCTTTGAATAGCTCTGCAGAGTAGATATTTTGGCTTTGATTTTCGCAAGCTCTACTTCGCAACGCTTTGATTCTTCTTCGACATCTGAAAGTTTTGAACGGAGAGAAAATAGCTTTTTATCAAAATCTAAAAATTCGGAATTTAAATTTCTCTGTTCTTGCTCTTTTTTCAGCAATTCTATTGATAGAGACTCCAGCTTTTTCTTATCATCCTCAAGCTTTTTGGATAAACTCTCTTTTTCAGCTCTTGCATCCTCAATTTCAATCTCAATCCTTCTAACAATCTCCAGAAGTTTATCTCTTTCGGAAATTAATCTATTTCTTTCTTCTTTTAGTTTTTCGAGTTCTTCTCTTTTATCAATCAGTTTATTTTTAAGCTCCTGATAACTTTTGTCCGCACTTTCAAGAGCCTGTCTTAGTGAATTTAGCTTACTTTCAAGATCGCCAACTATTTCGCCGAGACTAACTCTCTTCAGGACCTCTTCTTCAAGCTCTTTTCCAACTTTTTCTATTTCATCTCTTAATTTTAAAACTTCTCCCTTCTTCTTTAACTCATCCTCCTCTATTCTTGAAATTTCTTCCAAATAGATCTTTTCGGCCTTCTTTATTGAATCCATTTCAGATGTAATTTTAAGAATTTCAGTTTGAATCTCACTTAGCTTTTCATCTCCAAACTTTGAAATTGAATCTGCCACTTCTTTAAGCTTTTCATTGGTCTCAAAAATTTTCTTCGAGATATCGGGAATAAGATATGAAAGTCTATCTTTTTCTTTCTCAAGTTTTTCGATTTCCTTTTCAATTTTTTCTTTGGTAGATTTGAGAGAGAGAAACTCATGAGCTTTAATCTGTTTCTCGATTTCCGCCTTCCTGAGCATTAACTCTTTGTAGCGGAGAGCTTCATTTCTGTCTTTTTCAAGATTTGAAAGCATAGATTCGACTTCTGCAATAACAGCTTCGATTTTTTCAATGTTTTCTCTAACTCTATCAAGTTCCTCAAGAGCCCTTTCTTTTCTTTCGTCGAATTCCGAGATTCCCGCAATATCTTCTATTATTTTTCTTCTCTGCACTGGAGACATTTCAACTATTCTTGTAACATCACCCTGCATAACAATGTTATAAGCATCACTGTAAATACCGAGCTGTGAAAGCAAATTTTGCACATCTGTCCAGCTTGCGGGCTTACCGTCCAAGTAGTAATAGCTGTAATGACCCCTGTCAGTTATTTTGACTCTTCTCGTTATCTCATATTTTTTGCTATCATCCCCAAGAACTATAGAAACTTCGGCCTCTCTTTTACCCTCGGATACAAGATCAGAAAGTCTTTCAGCCCTTAGTTGCTTGGTAGATGTAGAAAGACCTAAACAAAAAAGAATAGAATCTATAATATTTGATTTTCCACTGCCATTGGGCCCTGTTATTACTGTAAATCCGGGATATAGTGGGATCTCTACCTTTTTGCTAAAGGATTTAAAGTTCTTTAGGGTTATCTTCGCAATCTGCATTTCAGTCGCAGATTATTAAATCCTTCTCGTCTTCCAGTATCTGAGATTTCTTTGAATTCTCATTCTCCTTCTCTCCAATTTTTTCTCTCTTGAATGTATCGACCTTTATTTCTTCTTGCCTTGTCTGTTTTTCTAACTTTTCAGATGTTTTCTCATCTTTTAGCTGAGTTTGAACCGATTTTCTATCCTTACTATTCTCCCTCAATTCCTTTAGCTCACTTTTAATGTATGTAAGCTCAATTACAATACCCTCGACTGCCTTTCTAAGCTCAACAAGCTTTGAATCGAGCTCTGAAATTTTTTTCGCCACCTCGGATGTCTCTATTTCTCTTCTTATCATGGGCAGTATTTTATCTAATTCAATTTTTTCCGAAATCATCTCATCCACCCCGCCGCCGTTTTATAATCTTGCTTCGAAGGTATTAATAAATCTTTCTCCTATCTTTATATAGCCAGAATAATAAGCATCATAGGATTCTCATAGTCTTGTCCACAAATTTCTCAGCGAGTTTTGCATGCCTCTCTTCATCTTTTACAAGCTCCCTAAGTTTTTCAATTTCCCCACCGAGAAGATTACTGAATTTCTGAATCATTTGCTCATACAAAACCTTTGCACTCGTTTCAAGTTTGTATATCTCATTGAAAAACCTCTTATCTGAAAATTTGAACTCTTCAACCTTTTTCTCAATCTCAATTCCGAGACTTTTTGCAATCTCTTCAAGCATCAGTTTATGCTTCTCAGAATCCGACATTAGCTGGAAAAGGACTCTCTTTTGTTCTTCGTCCATGATCTCAACAAAAGCTTTAAAATTAGCTTCACTTTCGAATCCCGCTTCAATTCTGTAGGCTTTTTCAAGCATCCCCTTCAGAACCATTTTAGGATCCATGAATTCTCTATTTTTCGTTCAAGATAAATCTTTCCACTTCTAAAGATTTAGCTGACTAATGACACCCCTGAGCTTGTGACATGGCATAATAGCTTTAAAATCTCTCAGAGACTTTTAAAAGTCAAGAAGACCGTTTTCTTAATTAGAACATACACCAATAGAGTTAAATACGTGGAGATTATAATCATTGTGAGCAATATGAAACCGGTGAACAGCAAAGCGGTCTCGCCACTGATCGGATTCATACTGTTGATGGCAATAGTGATGGGGCTAATCGGCATTCTACAATCAACAGCAGTTCCGCAGTGGAATAAGGCGGTTGAGGCAAAACATCTCAGCGAGTTGAAGTACGGGGTTGCTGATGTTAGCGAAGTTATTTCGCTCTCAGCTTCAACAGGAAATCCGGCAAAGGTAGTTTTAAAGGCAGGTGTAGATTACCCGAATTATTACGTTCTCGTCTCTCCACCAAAGGCTTCGACCACGATTTCCACAAAGGATTTGGGAATAAGAGTTGAGGGAAACGTTTCGGTTGGTGGAGAGAGGCGAGAATTCAGATTGGAAAATACGACTTCCGCTATTATTGTCGAGCCCAATTACTTCTATTCTTCGCGTTCAAAGCTGATCTACGAGCACTCAGCAGTTTTAAGGCTTGAGGATTCTTTTGTTTTAAAGGAATCCGACCAGATCTCTTTCAGCAACAACTCGATTTCGCTATACATCATAAAGGCGAACTTTAACAGCTTTGCAACAACTGAGAGTGCAAACCTAATCTTTATTCCAGTCTCTGTTGGAGGCAGAAATCTTTTCAGCGGAAATATTAGCCTTGAATGCTTTGACGAAAAAACCGCTGAGTGGTGGAATTCTAAGCTCAGTGATGTTTATAGGAACAATTCGGAAGTAAAGGTTAGCAGAACTGGAAACGTTGTTAGCCTTGAAAATCTCAAAAACATCACGCTTTCGATTTCTGTTTTTGAAGCCTACGCTGTTATTAGTGGAGAAATCTCTCAAGATTTTGGAGTAACTCCAGATAAATTCATTCCACTTACAGATACTCAATTTAGTGTTTATCAATATTCCACAGTAATGCTTGGTGCTAAGCTTGTAGATAGGTTTGGAAATCCTATCAAAAATTATCCCGTAATGATATTTGTGTCTTCAAGCAACGGAATTTGTAATTCCAACCCATATCAGACCGTTACAAACGAACGAGGTGAGGTTTGGTATTACTTTAATGCAAACGTAACCACCGACAATCCAAATGAAACAGTTACATGTACAGTATCTTTTACAACAAGTGGAATAGAAGCACAAGATTTCATAGTAGAGGTCAATACATCTGTCCCTTTCTGCGAAGAGTGTCCAGCTAATGGAGAGTGTCCTCCCTGTCCCACTCCCACACCATGTCCTACATGCCCGCCTGCAGGTAGTCTCTCAAAAGTGAGGGGGGCAACTCTGTCGGGTATATCTTGTTCGCCTGTGTGCAGCAGTTACAACAACTCTTTTGTAGGATGGATTGACGGTCAATCTATTTGGGCAAACTCTACACAAAATTGTGCATGGCAAAACTTTACTTTCACATTGCCATATACCATTAATTCGAGTGTTTCTCCCATACTTATATGGAATGGCAATTGTAAAGATAAAGCAGGGCCTGTCTATGCGTTGATATACCTTAACAACAATCTTGAGAATGCGAGGGGACAGGGACTTGGTGGTGGTGAGTTGGAGGTTCAGCTAAATGCAAATGACTTTGTTAATCAACAAATCTTGGTGTCTATTGTTTGTTCTAATAATCTCGATAAAATAAACTGTCCTTCTGGCCAAAGTCCATGGAATTTAAGCACCAACTATATTGAAATTCTTTTTTTAGCAAACATTTGATAACGATCCAACCTACAGCGTAACTCCAACAACTTAGCTTGGAATGTAACAACAGACGTTCAGCTATTCGCTGACGGAACCGTAAACTACGGATGGTGCATAAAGTCAAGCAACGAAAATCAGGCTACAAGAATTACGTTCAATTCCAAGGAGAACTTAAATACTGCGACGAGACCATATCTGCGCATTGAATTTGCTCCAAAAGTTGACTGAAATTTTAGAATATTTTATTCTGGAGACCTATGGTTAGGAGTGGAACTCTAAAAACCCTTTAAGCAAAAATTATTCTGCCTTTTTGAAAAGAGCCGTGTAATTTATCGCTTTTCCATTGAAGTTCAAAAATCCACATTAGGTTAGAGCTTGAAAGAGAAATAGTAGAG is a window encoding:
- a CDS encoding proteasome assembly chaperone family protein; this translates as MIKRVDVRYLKDPEACGLKDPVFIEGLPGIGHVGKLVADHLVNELGAEKIVEIYSHHFPPQVMVLEDGTIRIPRNEVYAWKSNGSSPDLLILVGDFQSISNEGHFELVNAYIEIAKRFGVRRIYTLGGYGVGRLVEEPYVVGAANSKKVVDEMVKYGVKFEPGEPGGGIIGAAGLLLGVAELENIEAICLMGVTSGYMVDPKSAKAVLEVLSRILGLQVSFEALEKRAKEMEKIIAQIKEMQELAVQQWKSDEDLRYFR
- a CDS encoding DUF6293 family protein, with the translated sequence MGEVVHVVAVTSESATILESIKSVGYPIHKAYIVYREKEALNAVENVNRALSSLVESKILNFEGKRVYQIVWEILSVIRQEIESGNSVLFNVSDADKLLCMAFLISAQISNSKIYSAWENSTKFLQTPPLKKFNGDRIKILKVLANEGGSVDSINRLIELVDGKIEEQKKYMAQRARMSYHLNELEEDGLVTTERKGKHLKIAITDLGKAYVVMFG
- a CDS encoding translation initiation factor IF-2 subunit alpha — translated: MKSESGERLIIKRTGYPSVGEIVVGTVTRVLDFGAFVSLDEYENKEGMVHISEVASGWIKDIREHVKKGQKVVCKVLSVNPKRGHIDLSIKDVNERQKREKLQQWKNEMAAFKWLELANEKVKLSNEELVKLGRKLLKEYDSIYSAFEEAAYEGYEVLVKIVGEEFAKAMAEIARENIKPKRVKVRGVFEVKFFQPDGVERIKKLFSEIKPTDNVKVEIFYIGAPKYRIVVEAEDYKLAENSLKKIVDTVLKNAKKLGGEANFAREAV
- a CDS encoding CoA transferase; its protein translation is MSAPLEGVRVIDTSQFISGPLCATLLAEMGAEVIKVEPKIGDTLRVWTSLIHPELEALFCALNKNKKSLTLNLRDKEGVEIFKRLASKSDILVENLGPGTMNEFGLGYEKLRELNPRLIYVSISGFGRTGPIEKELLLI
- a CDS encoding ScpA family protein gives rise to the protein MARKGEIDPWNIDVIDVTDKFLKRLEEAKKLDLRISGRVLLYAAILVRMKADAIAPQPPPAEDESDVEIIEWEEFDADEIDEIKLEDLLRAQRRRIRKINTLKDLIEELRKAEAIEKRRKKRKGKDFIDIDLVTSIPHDESMEGKIRQVEENLLKLLQKKEFVTLFSIASNREDLVEYYISLLHLVLRKKFQIFQKEIYGDIEIRLFGENNLHQS
- a CDS encoding CaiB/BaiF CoA-transferase family protein, producing the protein MAQGAGGTAKLVERVGNKPKMFIGDIVSGVYAALGAMFALYWREKTGMGQLVDVSMQDVVFSINLAGIVETALGEKAKEIGLSITKYPPGIKLPLYGIYPAQDGEVAICALTDAQAKRLFRAMGMEELVSEGKFSTFISRFENDEELNKVVSNWTSKMKRDEIVRLLANAKVPCGPIYDVSELRNDEQLKARGMLVEVEYKGMKFQIPGVCVKLSESPGSVKPAPELGKHNIEILSSLGYSEDEIRNFERKGVI
- a CDS encoding RNA-protein complex protein Nop10, yielding MKALMRKCSKCGNYTLKNRCPKCGGETRMPIPPRFSPEDPYGKYRRMLRKEKGFFLRG
- a CDS encoding methyltransferase domain-containing protein yields the protein MWDTIAERYHLWTINNRWFYYLLGLEIKNSVKDAERIIDIGAGPGILSEELKNLFPEAEIICIDLSSEMCIMSGGIRCKAECLPFRNEVFDVAIFCFSLHELSVECALKEAYRVLKRGGFIFIIDLDRDAPEIIKKLWKIIFSRLISPDYASKVYNSWRAFEKCEDIAERLKK
- the ilvC gene encoding ketol-acid reductoisomerase, encoding MLGDSMARIYSDRDASLEPLKGKRICIVGYGSQGHAHALNLRDSGLDVVTALPEWDKESWKRAEKDGVKAIKLEEIDGDLIAMLIPDMVQPEVYRKFVHGKLKPGCAILFAHGFNIHYNQIVPPSNVDVIMVAPKGPGPLVRRMFVEGKGVPALLAVHQNASGKALQIALAYAKGIGATRTGVIETTFKEETETDLFGEQVDLCGGVAEMIKNSFEVLVEAGYQPEVAYFEVLHELKLIVDLIYEGGIFNMWKAVSETAKYGGMTRGKRIFTSAVKEEMRKILREIQSGEFAREWILENMAGRPVYNKLLEMEANHPIEVVGKEMRKLIPWLSK